A genomic segment from Aegilops tauschii subsp. strangulata cultivar AL8/78 chromosome 1, Aet v6.0, whole genome shotgun sequence encodes:
- the LOC141032741 gene encoding uncharacterized protein translates to MERPTRLRDVQKFTGCLASISRFISWLGEKALTLYQLMKKTTHFEWNDKADEDFLQLKKMLTTPPVLAAPAAKEPMLLYIAATNRVVSTIVVVERKEDGRAQPVQRPMFYLSEVLSTSKQNYPQYQKMCYGMHFAAKKQKPYFQEHPIAVVCTAPLAEIIGS, encoded by the coding sequence atggagaggCCCACCCGACTACGAGACGTCCAGAAGTTTActggctgcttggcatccatcagccgtttcatcagttGGCTGGGTGAGAAGGCTCTTACCTTATACCAACTCATGAAGAAAACCACTCATtttgagtggaacgacaaggcagaCGAGGATTTTCTCCAActcaagaaaatgttgaccacacCGCCTGTTCTGGCCGCCCCggctgctaaggagcccatgctcctctacatcgccgccaccaatCGGGTGGTCAGCACGATCGTGGTAGTAGAGCGTAAAGAGGACGGCAGAGCACAGCCGGTCCAGAGGCCTATGTTCTATTTGAGCGAGGTGCTGTCAACCTCGAAACAGAACTACCCTCAGTACCAAAAGATGTGCTATGGcatgcactttgccgccaagaagcagaagccatactttcaagaaCACCCAATCGCAGTTGTCTGCACTGCCCCACTTGCTGAGATCATTGGTAGCTGA